The Phycisphaerae bacterium region CCGCCGCCAAGGCCAAGGAGAGCAGCGGTACCGGTGACGCTCTCAGCCTCGAAGAGGTCGACAAGGAAGCCGTCGACGGGATGAAGAAAGACGACACGGTGATCACCAACATCGGGATCAGCGTGTTCGATGACGAGGATCTGGAGATCGCCGTCGACCCGATGGCCAAGACCGTCGTGGCCGCCGGAGGCGACGAGCATATCGCACTGGACGGCAGCGGAGCGGGCTCCGGCCTGCTCGATTTGACCCGCGAGAGCGACGACACCTCGCTGGGCGCCGAATTGCTCGAAGGAATCGACATGGGTGACACGGCCGAGACGGTCGTGCCGGCCGAGACCGTGGTCGAAGGTGGCGGCGCCGAGGCCGGCGCCGAGTCCGCCGGACTGCCGGATATCAGCGCGGAAGCGGGACCCACCACCGGCACCGGTGTCGTCCAGGTGGGCACCGTCGAGGCCGCCTCGCCCGCCTTCACCGGCCTCCTGGCGGCTGCGGCCATCGTCCTGGTTCTGGTCGCGGCCATGGCCATCGCCACCAGCATGAACGCCTGGCCGGGCTACCTCGACACGCTCGCGGGCCAGTTCTGGTTTTTCCTGATCGGCACGCTGGCTACCGGTGGCGTCTTCGCCGGCGTCGGATACCTGGTCGGTCGGCAAGCGACCGCCGGCCCCAAGCCGGCCAAGCCCAAGAAGGAAAAGAAAGCCAAGAAGGGCAAGAAAGGCAAGGGCAAGGAGGAGGAGGCCGAACCTTCGTCCGAGGGCGAGCAAGTCGATATGGACGAGATCAAGCCGCTCGAGTGACTGTCCCCTTGTGTCCCAGCCCGCCTGAGATCATACTGATCTGCCCGGAAGGCGTGGTCCGGGCGGAGTGGTGAACGTGAAGAGGACCAGCCCCGGGCCACGGATGGTAACCGGGGGCCGGACGGCAGCGGGTGGACGAACGGTCCACCCATACTTCCATCGGTTAGAGGAGAACCGCAATGAGATCCTACTGGGTATGGGGCGTGAGTGCGATCCTGTTGGCCATGGGCAACGTGGGCTGCTACTACGATCAGTGGCAGGCCTCCGAGCGCGACAACCGCGTGTTACGCGAGGACCTCGGCCGCGCCAAGCAGGATCTCGCCGACGCCGAGCAGATGCTCAAGCAGAAGGACACTACCATCGCGTCGCTCAACAATCAGCTCTCGGCCAAGGACCAGATCATCGCCAACCTCAGCGCCGAGCGCGATATGCTGAAGAACGCCTTTGGCAAGGCCCAGGGACTGCTCGATAAGAACCTGGCTAGCGTCCCCGGTGTCATCATCAACGCACAGGTCCTGCCCAAGCCTCTACATGAAGCGATCAAGAGACTGGCCCAGGAGCACCCCGACATCCTCGAGTATGACGAAGCCAAGGGCGCGGTGCGGTTCAAGGCCGATCTCATCTTCCCCCTCGGCAGCGATGAACTGGGCAGCGGTGTGCCCGTCGATGTACTGAAGAAGTTCGCAGACATCGTTCGAGAGAAGGCCGCCGGCTTTGACGTGATCGTTGTCGGTCACACCTGCACCACACCCATCGGCAAGCCCGAAACCCGGGCCAAGCATCCGACCAACTGGCATCTGTCAGCCCACCGTGCGATCGCGGTCATGAGTCTGCTGGCCGGTCAGGGCATCGAAATGACCCGCATGGGCGTGATGGGCTATGGCGAGTACCGCCCGATCGCGGACAACGGCACCGCCGATGGCAAAGCCAAGAATCGCCGGGTCGAGATCTTCCTGGTGTCGAAAGAGAAGGTCCAGTCGATGAGCAGGAACGTGTCTGCGG contains the following coding sequences:
- a CDS encoding helix-turn-helix domain-containing protein, translated to MANKMYYNLEEATAKLGCTEDQLRGMVRAGRLREFRDAGKVHYRVDDVDRLASVSGDNVQLEGSGELTLSVEDSHDLPAAKGDSGAGRKGKSSDSNAPVDLGGSDSGLLSLSGSGSGELQLEDSDTAAPPAKPGKAAAKAKESSGTGDALSLEEVDKEAVDGMKKDDTVITNIGISVFDDEDLEIAVDPMAKTVVAAGGDEHIALDGSGAGSGLLDLTRESDDTSLGAELLEGIDMGDTAETVVPAETVVEGGGAEAGAESAGLPDISAEAGPTTGTGVVQVGTVEAASPAFTGLLAAAAIVLVLVAAMAIATSMNAWPGYLDTLAGQFWFFLIGTLATGGVFAGVGYLVGRQATAGPKPAKPKKEKKAKKGKKGKGKEEEAEPSSEGEQVDMDEIKPLE
- a CDS encoding OmpA family protein, with the protein product MRSYWVWGVSAILLAMGNVGCYYDQWQASERDNRVLREDLGRAKQDLADAEQMLKQKDTTIASLNNQLSAKDQIIANLSAERDMLKNAFGKAQGLLDKNLASVPGVIINAQVLPKPLHEAIKRLAQEHPDILEYDEAKGAVRFKADLIFPLGSDELGSGVPVDVLKKFADIVREKAAGFDVIVVGHTCTTPIGKPETRAKHPTNWHLSAHRAIAVMSLLAGQGIEMTRMGVMGYGEYRPIADNGTADGKAKNRRVEIFLVSKEKVQSMSRNVSAVKDLGLAFLRADAGGRHGS